From a region of the Rhodococcus sp. 4CII genome:
- a CDS encoding ABC transporter ATP-binding protein, with protein sequence MATITYEGATRLFPGSDVPAVDQLDLHIEDGEFLVLVGPSGCGKSTSLRMLAGLEEVDGGRILIGGRDVTHSEPKDRDIAMVFQNYALYPHMTVAENMGFALKLAGTDKSEIRKRVGEAADMLDLGAYLDRKPKALSGGQRQRVAMGRAIVRQPQVFLMDEPLSNLDAKLRVQTRTQIAQLQRRLGTTTVYVTHDQVEAMTMGDRVAVLKGGVLQQCASPRELYRRPANVFVAGFMGSPSMNLFTVPVTEGGVQVGDQLVPVPRDALTAAGGEVIFGIRPEHVEIADSGGLKLEIDVVEELGSEAFVFGRTTVNGQTESLVARVDWRNPPEKGQVVHVRVDEAHAHLFATDAAGERLVR encoded by the coding sequence ATGGCAACAATCACCTACGAGGGCGCGACCAGGCTCTTTCCCGGCTCGGACGTCCCCGCTGTCGATCAACTCGACCTGCACATCGAGGACGGCGAATTCCTCGTCCTCGTCGGCCCGTCGGGCTGCGGCAAGTCCACGTCACTGCGGATGCTCGCCGGCCTCGAGGAGGTCGACGGCGGGCGGATCCTGATCGGCGGCCGCGACGTCACGCACTCCGAACCCAAGGACCGCGACATCGCGATGGTCTTCCAGAACTACGCGCTCTACCCGCACATGACCGTCGCGGAGAACATGGGCTTCGCCCTCAAGCTCGCGGGCACCGACAAGTCCGAAATCCGCAAGCGCGTAGGGGAAGCCGCCGACATGCTCGACCTCGGCGCCTACCTCGACCGCAAACCCAAGGCGCTGTCGGGCGGGCAGCGGCAGCGAGTTGCCATGGGGCGGGCCATCGTCCGGCAACCGCAGGTGTTCCTCATGGACGAACCGCTGTCCAACCTGGACGCGAAGCTGCGGGTGCAGACCCGGACGCAGATCGCCCAGCTTCAGCGCCGCCTCGGCACCACCACCGTCTACGTCACGCACGACCAGGTGGAGGCCATGACGATGGGCGACCGCGTGGCCGTCCTCAAGGGCGGCGTGCTGCAGCAGTGCGCCTCCCCCCGCGAGCTGTACCGCCGGCCGGCGAACGTCTTCGTCGCCGGTTTCATGGGTTCCCCGTCGATGAACCTGTTCACCGTCCCGGTGACCGAGGGCGGCGTGCAGGTCGGCGACCAGCTGGTTCCCGTTCCCCGCGACGCTCTCACCGCCGCGGGCGGCGAGGTGATCTTCGGGATCCGGCCCGAGCACGTCGAGATCGCCGACTCGGGCGGACTGAAACTCGAGATCGACGTCGTCGAGGAACTCGGCTCGGAGGCATTCGTGTTCGGCCGCACCACGGTCAACGGACAGACCGAGAGCCTGGTCGCCCGGGTCGACTGGCGCAATCCGCCCGAGAAGGGGCAGGTCGTGCACGTCCGCGTCGACGAGGCCCACGCCCACCTCTTCGCGACGGACGCGGCGGGCGAGCGTCTGGTGCGCTGA
- a CDS encoding LacI family DNA-binding transcriptional regulator, which translates to MIPKQSVNMADVARRTGVSIATVSRALRGERGVSEATRLRIQRVADELAYVISPEASKLSGGATGRVAVVVPWIDAWFYSAILAGVEHELRAADLDVMLYCLEESSQRESFFERLPLRRKVDAVIAVAFPLTATERARLEEMDVTVVVVGAHAGEFPSVRIDDELAARQAVGHLIRIGHTRIGMIRTVDPEGRSWEGDIARVAGFHAALTGAGLDDDCTVSVPWGIEGGERGMELLLSRADVPTAVFCHSDEVAVGALRTLRRAGIPVPAGMSVIGIDDHPTAELADLTTVRQPVVEQGAAAGRAVVDLLGGREPAERAVVLPTHLVVRGSTARPPEL; encoded by the coding sequence GTGATCCCCAAGCAGTCCGTCAACATGGCCGACGTTGCACGTCGGACCGGAGTCTCGATCGCCACCGTCTCCCGCGCACTGCGGGGCGAACGGGGCGTGTCCGAAGCGACGCGACTGCGCATCCAGCGGGTCGCCGACGAGTTGGCATACGTCATCTCACCCGAGGCATCGAAGCTGTCGGGCGGCGCGACGGGCCGGGTGGCCGTCGTGGTGCCGTGGATCGATGCCTGGTTCTACTCGGCGATCCTCGCCGGCGTCGAACACGAACTCCGCGCCGCCGACCTGGACGTGATGCTGTACTGCCTCGAGGAGTCGTCGCAGCGAGAGTCGTTCTTCGAACGGCTTCCGTTGCGCCGCAAGGTCGATGCGGTCATCGCGGTGGCGTTTCCACTCACCGCGACGGAGCGGGCGCGACTCGAGGAGATGGACGTGACCGTGGTCGTGGTCGGCGCGCACGCCGGTGAGTTCCCGTCGGTCCGGATCGACGACGAACTCGCCGCCCGCCAGGCCGTCGGGCACCTGATCAGGATCGGCCACACGAGGATCGGAATGATCCGCACCGTGGACCCGGAAGGTCGCTCCTGGGAGGGTGACATCGCCCGGGTGGCGGGTTTTCACGCGGCTCTCACGGGCGCCGGACTCGACGACGACTGCACCGTCAGCGTTCCCTGGGGGATCGAGGGCGGCGAGCGTGGCATGGAACTGCTGCTCAGCCGTGCCGACGTGCCCACCGCGGTGTTCTGCCATTCCGACGAGGTCGCGGTCGGGGCCCTGCGCACGCTGCGACGTGCGGGGATCCCCGTCCCGGCCGGGATGTCGGTGATCGGCATCGACGACCATCCGACCGCCGAGCTGGCCGACCTGACGACGGTCCGGCAGCCGGTCGTCGAGCAGGGAGCGGCGGCCGGCCGGGCGGTGGTGGACCTGCTCGGCGGCCGGGAACCGGCAGAACGGGCGGTCGTGCTCCCGACCCACCTCGTGGTTCGGGGCTCGACCGCCCGGCCTCCGGAACTCTGA
- a CDS encoding alpha-amylase family glycosyl hydrolase — protein MTQSVESTATTVASRHPEAWWKTAVVYQVYIRSFADGNGDGIGDLTGLRSKLPYLADLGVDAVWINPWYPSPMADAGYDVADFRDIEPSYGTLAEGEAFIAEAHEFGIRVILDIVPNHTSNEHRWFEAALRDEPGARDRYIFRPGRGPAGDEPPNDWQSAFGGPAWSRLDTGEWYLHLFAPAQPDLNWDHPEVRAEFEDILRFWFDKGVDGFRIDVAHGLAKDPALPDAGERLPGSQHTDPHPAWDQDAVHEVYRGWRAVADAYADRVFVAEAWVPGNDRLARYLRPDELHTAFQFDFLRAPWRSASIRAVIDDALEQAATVGAPATWVLSNHDVPRTVTRYARSQPDHLVETDWERARWAREEPNHELGRRRARAAALLQLALPGTAYIYQGEELGLEEVEDLPDDVRQDPTWFQTGFTDCGRDGCRVPIPWSNDAVPYGFSPFDAEEDTWLPQPGHWAPHTAEAQAGHPESFLTLYREALELRREFFDTAHGVAWLDSPRDVLAFARGAVQCWVNTGTEPIALPAGSTVILGSVAGITGGVLPSDAAVWLSEPGTGESR, from the coding sequence ATGACCCAGTCCGTGGAGTCGACCGCCACCACCGTCGCGAGCCGGCACCCCGAAGCCTGGTGGAAGACCGCCGTCGTCTACCAGGTCTACATCCGCAGCTTCGCCGACGGGAACGGTGACGGCATCGGCGATCTCACCGGATTGCGATCCAAGCTGCCCTACCTCGCCGACCTCGGCGTCGACGCCGTGTGGATCAACCCCTGGTACCCGTCGCCGATGGCCGACGCCGGCTACGACGTGGCCGACTTCCGCGACATCGAGCCGTCCTACGGCACGCTCGCCGAGGGGGAGGCGTTCATCGCCGAGGCCCACGAGTTCGGGATCCGCGTGATCCTCGACATCGTGCCCAACCACACCTCCAATGAGCACCGCTGGTTCGAGGCGGCGCTGCGCGACGAGCCCGGAGCCCGCGACCGCTACATCTTCCGGCCGGGTCGCGGTCCGGCCGGTGACGAGCCGCCCAACGACTGGCAGAGCGCGTTCGGCGGTCCCGCGTGGAGCCGCCTCGACACCGGCGAGTGGTACCTGCACCTGTTCGCTCCCGCGCAGCCCGACCTGAACTGGGACCACCCGGAGGTCCGGGCGGAGTTCGAGGACATCCTGCGCTTCTGGTTCGACAAGGGCGTCGACGGCTTCCGGATCGACGTCGCCCACGGCCTGGCCAAGGATCCCGCACTCCCCGATGCCGGTGAGCGCCTTCCCGGTTCGCAGCACACCGATCCCCACCCCGCGTGGGACCAGGATGCCGTCCACGAGGTGTACCGGGGCTGGCGGGCCGTCGCCGACGCGTACGCCGACCGCGTCTTCGTCGCCGAGGCCTGGGTGCCCGGCAACGACCGCCTGGCCCGCTACCTGCGCCCCGACGAACTGCACACCGCGTTCCAGTTCGACTTCCTGCGCGCCCCCTGGCGTTCGGCGAGCATCCGCGCGGTGATCGACGACGCGCTGGAGCAGGCGGCCACCGTCGGCGCCCCGGCCACGTGGGTGCTGTCCAACCACGACGTGCCCCGCACCGTCACCCGCTACGCACGCTCCCAGCCCGACCACCTGGTGGAGACCGACTGGGAACGCGCCCGCTGGGCGCGTGAGGAGCCGAACCACGAATTGGGCAGGCGCCGCGCCCGCGCGGCCGCGCTGCTGCAACTGGCGTTGCCGGGCACCGCTTACATCTATCAGGGTGAGGAACTCGGACTGGAAGAGGTCGAGGACCTTCCCGACGACGTCCGGCAGGACCCGACGTGGTTCCAGACCGGGTTCACCGACTGCGGCCGCGACGGCTGCCGGGTGCCGATCCCGTGGTCGAACGACGCAGTGCCGTACGGATTCTCGCCGTTCGACGCGGAGGAGGACACCTGGCTCCCGCAGCCCGGACACTGGGCCCCGCACACGGCGGAGGCGCAGGCCGGTCACCCCGAGTCGTTCCTCACGCTGTACCGCGAGGCACTGGAGCTGCGACGCGAGTTCTTCGACACCGCGCACGGCGTCGCGTGGCTCGACTCGCCGCGGGACGTGCTGGCCTTCGCGCGCGGCGCAGTCCAGTGCTGGGTGAACACCGGCACCGAACCGATCGCCCTTCCCGCCGGGTCGACCGTGATTCTCGGTTCCGTCGCCGGCATCACCGGCGGAGTCCTCCCGTCCGACGCCGCAGTGTGGCTGTCGGAACCGGGCACGGGTGAATCACGATGA
- a CDS encoding ABC transporter substrate-binding protein translates to MKRFAAAAVAVGVLFAATSCADQGIDAAAQAEKQNLDGRGPITYVQGKDNSNVVRPLIDEWNATHPGEEVTFKEQSDQADQQHEDLVQHFQSRDSGYDVAVVDVVWTAEFAARGWLQPLEGPMAIDTSGLLPATVAGATYGDVLYAAPQTSDGALLYYRTDLTDRPPATWDELIGSCGTAQHAGIGCYAGQYAKYEGLTVNTSEAVNTAGGSILGPDGVTPTMTAPEAKAGLQSLVDAYRSGAIPRESVTFQEEQARQAFQSGNLMFMRNWPYAYSLMDGQGGSAVSGKFAVAPLPGKNGPGHSTLGGHSAAINVYSEHKATASDFLKFFLERKSQAFFLSQGSLAPVRADVYDDPELIAQYPYLPTLKTSIENAVTRPVTPFYPAVTRAVQNNAYAAIKGEKTVDQAAADIQSAIAAAGS, encoded by the coding sequence ATGAAGCGCTTTGCCGCCGCCGCGGTGGCCGTCGGTGTCCTGTTCGCGGCGACGTCCTGCGCCGATCAGGGCATCGACGCGGCCGCGCAGGCGGAGAAGCAGAACCTCGACGGTCGCGGGCCCATCACCTACGTGCAGGGCAAGGACAACTCGAACGTCGTCCGGCCGCTGATCGACGAGTGGAACGCCACCCACCCCGGCGAGGAGGTGACGTTCAAGGAGCAGTCCGACCAGGCCGACCAGCAGCACGAGGACCTGGTGCAGCACTTCCAGTCGCGTGACTCCGGATACGACGTCGCGGTCGTCGACGTCGTGTGGACCGCCGAGTTCGCGGCCCGCGGGTGGTTGCAACCTCTCGAGGGGCCGATGGCGATCGACACGTCCGGCCTGCTCCCGGCGACGGTCGCGGGGGCCACGTACGGCGACGTCCTGTACGCGGCACCGCAGACCAGCGACGGCGCCCTGCTCTACTACCGCACCGACCTGACGGACCGTCCGCCCGCCACCTGGGACGAGCTGATCGGCTCGTGCGGGACGGCGCAGCACGCCGGAATCGGTTGCTACGCCGGGCAGTACGCCAAGTACGAGGGGCTCACCGTCAACACGTCCGAGGCCGTCAACACGGCCGGCGGATCGATCCTCGGCCCGGACGGCGTGACCCCCACGATGACCGCCCCGGAGGCGAAGGCCGGCCTGCAGTCGCTCGTCGACGCCTACCGTTCCGGTGCCATCCCCCGCGAATCCGTGACGTTCCAGGAAGAGCAGGCCCGGCAGGCGTTCCAGAGCGGCAACCTGATGTTCATGCGTAACTGGCCGTACGCATACAGCCTGATGGACGGTCAGGGTGGTTCCGCGGTGTCGGGCAAGTTCGCGGTGGCACCGCTGCCGGGGAAGAACGGGCCCGGCCACTCGACGCTCGGCGGGCACAGTGCCGCGATCAACGTCTACTCGGAACACAAGGCCACCGCCTCCGATTTCCTGAAGTTCTTCCTCGAGAGGAAATCTCAGGCATTCTTCCTCTCTCAGGGATCGCTCGCCCCCGTCCGCGCCGACGTCTATGACGACCCGGAACTGATCGCGCAGTATCCCTACCTCCCCACGTTGAAGACGTCGATCGAGAATGCCGTGACCCGGCCGGTCACCCCCTTCTACCCCGCGGTCACCCGGGCCGTGCAGAACAACGCCTACGCCGCGATCAAAGGCGAGAAGACGGTGGACCAGGCCGCCGCCGACATCCAGTCCGCGATCGCCGCGGCCGGGTCCTAG
- a CDS encoding carbohydrate ABC transporter permease produces the protein MTVSELSEQTTKSVPQQDSYDTPPRPRKGRSTAAMLLILPTMILLGIVVLYPVLSAMVMSLFKDPTIDPATGKFVDQGFAGLSNYTHWLFQRCTDTTGASVSCPGGTLGSLFWQSMWVTVFFTVVTVAIEVALGLWFATIMNRAFRGRALLRTSILVAWAIPTAVTAKLWYFVFAYDGIANKLLGTEILWTGDTWPARFAVVIADAWKTTPFVALLILAGLQMVPAEVYEAARMDGAGAWQRFRSITLPLIKPAILVAVLFRVLDVLRIYDLPAILTGGGGGDGTATTTLSILVIDQMRQGFNSASALSTITFLFIFAVAYALVKVMGVNVIDTQEQQRKA, from the coding sequence ATGACCGTTTCCGAACTCTCGGAACAGACAACCAAATCTGTCCCACAACAAGATTCGTACGACACGCCTCCACGGCCCCGGAAGGGACGCAGCACGGCAGCGATGCTCCTGATCCTGCCGACCATGATCCTGCTGGGCATCGTCGTCCTGTACCCGGTGCTCAGCGCGATGGTGATGTCGCTGTTCAAGGACCCGACGATCGACCCCGCCACCGGCAAGTTCGTCGACCAGGGTTTCGCGGGGTTGTCGAACTACACGCACTGGCTGTTCCAGCGGTGCACCGACACGACCGGCGCCTCCGTGTCCTGCCCCGGCGGCACGCTGGGATCGCTTTTCTGGCAGTCGATGTGGGTCACCGTGTTCTTCACCGTCGTCACGGTTGCCATCGAGGTGGCGCTGGGGTTGTGGTTCGCCACCATCATGAACCGGGCGTTCCGCGGTCGGGCACTGCTGCGCACCAGCATCCTCGTGGCCTGGGCCATCCCGACCGCCGTCACCGCGAAGTTGTGGTACTTCGTCTTCGCCTACGACGGCATCGCCAATAAACTGCTCGGCACGGAGATCCTGTGGACGGGTGACACGTGGCCGGCCCGGTTCGCCGTCGTCATCGCCGACGCCTGGAAGACCACACCGTTCGTGGCGTTGCTGATCCTCGCCGGACTGCAGATGGTGCCCGCCGAGGTGTACGAGGCGGCGCGCATGGACGGCGCCGGCGCGTGGCAGCGGTTCCGGTCGATCACGCTGCCCCTCATCAAGCCGGCCATCCTCGTGGCAGTCCTGTTCCGCGTGCTCGACGTCCTGCGGATCTACGACCTCCCGGCGATCCTCACCGGCGGTGGTGGCGGCGACGGCACCGCCACCACCACACTGTCGATCCTGGTGATCGACCAGATGCGCCAGGGTTTCAACAGCGCGTCCGCCCTCTCCACGATCACATTCCTGTTCATCTTCGCCGTCGCGTACGCACTGGTGAAGGTGATGGGCGTCAACGTGATCGACACCCAAGAGCAGCAGCGAAAGGCCTGA
- a CDS encoding carbohydrate ABC transporter permease: protein MSTAVVTPGMPRPTVARRRRGPSLASLRNYLGLAVIVVWGLAPVYWMVVTAFRHSDYTFDTTPWPTHVTLENFASVFSTDVGNHFGRALVNSTIIGAVTTLIGLVVGIGTAYALARLQFRGKHVVLGIILAASMFPGVAVLTPLFQLFTSLGWFGTYQALIVPNISFVLPLTIYTLTAFFKELPWELEEAARIDGASRRQAFRMVLLPLAAPGLFTTAILAFIASWNEYLISSQLSNDITQPATVAIAQFAGSKPHEEPFTSVMAAGTVVTIPLVIIVLLLQRRIVSGLTAGGVK from the coding sequence ATGTCCACAGCAGTCGTCACACCGGGGATGCCCCGGCCCACGGTGGCACGCCGGCGCCGGGGACCGTCGCTCGCATCCCTCCGCAACTACCTGGGCCTGGCGGTGATCGTCGTCTGGGGTCTGGCCCCCGTCTACTGGATGGTCGTCACCGCCTTCCGGCACTCCGACTACACGTTCGACACCACCCCGTGGCCCACCCACGTCACGCTGGAGAACTTCGCGAGCGTGTTCTCCACGGACGTGGGCAACCACTTCGGCAGAGCGCTCGTCAACAGCACGATCATCGGCGCCGTCACCACACTGATCGGCCTCGTGGTCGGCATCGGCACCGCGTACGCGCTGGCGCGGTTGCAGTTCCGGGGCAAGCACGTCGTCCTCGGAATCATCCTGGCCGCGTCGATGTTCCCCGGTGTCGCCGTCCTGACACCGCTGTTCCAGCTGTTCACGTCCCTGGGCTGGTTCGGCACGTACCAGGCGCTGATCGTCCCGAACATCTCGTTCGTGCTGCCCCTCACCATCTACACCCTCACGGCCTTCTTCAAGGAGTTGCCGTGGGAACTCGAGGAGGCCGCCCGGATCGACGGGGCCAGCAGGCGCCAGGCATTCCGAATGGTGTTGCTGCCCTTGGCCGCACCTGGACTGTTCACCACCGCGATTCTCGCGTTCATCGCGTCGTGGAACGAATACCTGATCTCCAGTCAGCTGTCCAACGACATCACCCAGCCGGCCACCGTCGCCATCGCACAATTCGCCGGAAGCAAACCGCACGAGGAACCCTTCACGTCCGTGATGGCCGCGGGCACCGTCGTCACCATCCCCCTCGTCATCATCGTCCTGCTGCTCCAGCGGCGCATCGTGTCCGGCCTCACCGCCGGCGGCGTCAAGTAG
- a CDS encoding low temperature requirement protein A, whose translation MTFAHRLRPRLVEERASVSPLELFFDLVFVFALTRVTDLMADDPTGVNLLRGALVMAVLWWSWVGYAWLCNLVRADEGIVRVVMFGAMGAMFVTALTIPEAFDDLPGGLDGPVIFALGYFVVRLLHLVMFWVISRTDPQLRGQVLRFAPSMVTGTVFLLVASQLSGTAQTVMWILALAGDYIGTLVGGTDWRLRSVSHFAERHGLIVIVALGESIVSIGIGVASLPISWAIIVASLLGLAISGLLWWSYFDVTSLAVEHAFEEATGARQIKIARNCYSFLHLPMVIGIVMLSLGLKKILSYVGDGNHHRLTDPLYGWPLVALFGGAALYLLALVAFKAYATRSVTVPRVVTAIVLIALIPVVWHIPALATLGVLTAVLFAMIGYEMVRYDQPRDEIRHGHP comes from the coding sequence GTGACCTTCGCCCATCGTTTGCGTCCCCGCCTCGTCGAAGAACGAGCGTCGGTGTCGCCGCTCGAGCTGTTCTTCGACCTCGTCTTCGTCTTCGCTCTGACCCGCGTCACCGATCTGATGGCCGACGATCCCACCGGGGTCAATCTGCTGCGCGGCGCACTCGTGATGGCCGTGCTGTGGTGGAGCTGGGTGGGGTACGCCTGGCTCTGCAACCTCGTGCGCGCCGACGAGGGCATCGTGCGGGTGGTGATGTTCGGTGCGATGGGCGCCATGTTCGTCACCGCGTTGACGATCCCGGAGGCGTTCGACGACCTGCCGGGCGGACTCGACGGTCCCGTCATCTTCGCGCTCGGCTACTTCGTGGTCCGGTTGCTGCACCTGGTGATGTTCTGGGTCATCAGCCGCACCGACCCGCAACTGCGCGGCCAGGTGCTGCGCTTCGCACCGAGCATGGTCACCGGCACCGTGTTCCTGCTCGTCGCGTCGCAACTGTCGGGGACGGCGCAGACAGTGATGTGGATCCTGGCTCTCGCCGGCGACTACATCGGCACCCTCGTCGGCGGCACCGACTGGCGGTTGCGATCGGTGAGTCACTTCGCCGAACGGCACGGGCTCATCGTCATCGTCGCGCTGGGTGAGTCGATCGTGTCGATCGGCATCGGCGTCGCCAGCCTGCCGATCTCCTGGGCGATCATCGTCGCCTCGTTGCTGGGTCTCGCGATTTCGGGACTGTTGTGGTGGTCGTACTTCGACGTCACGTCGTTGGCCGTGGAACACGCGTTCGAGGAGGCAACCGGTGCGCGTCAGATCAAGATCGCCCGCAACTGCTACAGCTTCCTGCACCTGCCGATGGTGATCGGGATCGTCATGCTGTCGTTGGGGCTGAAGAAGATCCTGTCCTACGTCGGTGACGGCAACCATCACCGGCTCACCGACCCGCTGTACGGCTGGCCGCTGGTCGCGCTGTTCGGCGGCGCGGCGCTGTACCTGCTGGCGCTGGTCGCCTTCAAGGCGTACGCGACGAGGTCGGTCACCGTGCCGCGGGTCGTGACGGCGATCGTGCTGATCGCGTTGATACCCGTCGTCTGGCACATCCCGGCCCTCGCCACCCTCGGGGTGCTCACCGCGGTCCTGTTCGCGATGATCGGATACGAGATGGTGCGCTACGACCAGCCCCGGGACGAGATCCGGCACGGCCATCCGTGA
- a CDS encoding molybdopterin-dependent oxidoreductase, whose translation MTDHSRGPRLRSPLRGPWLTSVFGLVLLIGLPVVIVTGLLSYVAYGPQFGQARPGDVGWLHLPYFAWPTRPSWLYRLTQGLHVGLGLVLIPIVLAKLWSVIPKLFVFPPVRSAAQALERLSLIALVGGALFEIITGVLNIQYDYIFGFDFYTAHYWGAWVFIAGFVTHTVLKVPLMVRSLRSRSFRAVLRTSRADTLPEPPDENGLVADDPTPPTMSRRGALALVGGGAVLVAVLSAGQTTGGFLRNAALLLPRGRSYGNGPNDFQINRTAAAAQITPEQTGDTWRLSVTGGAEPVQLSRNQLHAMTLHSASLPIACVEGWSTTETWTGVRLRDLAAAAGVTTIGSAKVTSLERSGAFNQAVLTADQVRDADALLALAVNGAELSLDHGYPARIIVPALPGVHNTKWVQAIEFREA comes from the coding sequence ATGACCGACCACTCTCGCGGCCCCCGGCTCCGCAGTCCGTTGCGCGGACCGTGGCTGACCTCGGTGTTCGGCCTCGTCCTGCTGATCGGTCTGCCCGTCGTCATCGTCACGGGCCTGCTGTCGTACGTCGCGTACGGACCGCAGTTCGGGCAGGCCCGGCCGGGCGACGTCGGATGGCTACACCTTCCGTACTTCGCCTGGCCCACCCGGCCGTCGTGGCTGTACCGGCTGACGCAGGGGTTGCACGTCGGTCTGGGACTGGTCCTGATCCCGATCGTGCTCGCCAAGCTGTGGTCGGTGATCCCCAAACTGTTCGTGTTCCCGCCGGTGCGGTCGGCGGCCCAGGCTCTCGAGCGGCTGTCGTTGATCGCCCTGGTCGGCGGTGCACTGTTCGAGATCATCACCGGCGTACTGAACATCCAGTACGACTACATCTTCGGCTTCGACTTCTACACCGCCCACTACTGGGGCGCCTGGGTGTTCATTGCCGGCTTCGTGACGCACACCGTGCTGAAGGTGCCGTTGATGGTGCGGTCGCTGCGGTCGCGTTCGTTCCGCGCCGTGCTGCGCACGTCCCGCGCAGACACACTGCCCGAACCGCCGGACGAGAACGGTCTCGTCGCCGACGATCCGACCCCGCCGACGATGAGCCGACGCGGCGCCCTCGCCCTGGTCGGCGGCGGCGCCGTCCTCGTCGCCGTCCTGTCGGCCGGGCAGACCACCGGCGGATTCCTGCGCAACGCCGCGCTGCTGCTCCCCCGAGGCCGCTCGTACGGCAACGGTCCCAATGACTTTCAGATCAACCGCACCGCAGCGGCCGCGCAGATCACCCCGGAGCAGACGGGCGACACCTGGCGGCTGTCGGTGACGGGTGGTGCGGAACCGGTGCAGCTGAGCCGGAATCAACTGCACGCGATGACACTGCACAGCGCGTCGCTCCCCATCGCGTGTGTCGAGGGATGGTCCACCACGGAGACGTGGACCGGCGTCCGGCTCCGCGATCTCGCGGCGGCCGCCGGGGTGACGACGATCGGTTCGGCGAAGGTGACGTCGCTGGAACGGTCCGGCGCATTCAACCAGGCGGTGCTCACCGCGGATCAGGTGCGGGACGCCGACGCGCTTCTCGCCCTCGCCGTCAACGGCGCGGAACTGTCCCTCGACCACGGCTATCCCGCCCGCATCATCGTCCCCGCCCTGCCCGGCGTCCACAACACCAAGTGGGTGCAGGCCATCGAATTCCGGGAGGCGTGA
- a CDS encoding methyltransferase domain-containing protein has product MGGDASSLSDRIADRIMLTGCRGPTVDLGCGPGRLTAALVAAGVTALGVDSSFTAVQLTIRRGGLALHRDIFAPLPRSGHWDRVLLADGNIGIGGEPVRVLRRARELLQPHGIVIAEVDPPTIPDVRYDLLRWETEHLVGEWFAWASVGVTAMAAVARAAGLRVIDVLDHANRYFVRMERA; this is encoded by the coding sequence ATGGGCGGCGACGCGTCCTCCCTCTCCGACCGGATCGCCGACCGGATCATGCTCACCGGGTGTCGCGGCCCCACCGTCGATCTGGGGTGCGGTCCGGGCCGGCTCACCGCGGCGCTCGTGGCCGCCGGTGTCACGGCGCTGGGTGTCGACTCCTCGTTCACTGCAGTCCAATTGACGATCCGACGCGGAGGTCTCGCGTTGCATCGGGACATCTTCGCGCCGCTGCCGCGCTCCGGCCACTGGGACAGGGTGCTCCTCGCCGACGGCAACATCGGCATCGGCGGAGAACCGGTCCGGGTGCTTCGCCGCGCGCGAGAACTGCTGCAACCACACGGAATTGTGATCGCGGAGGTGGATCCGCCGACCATCCCCGACGTCCGCTACGACCTCCTGCGGTGGGAGACGGAACATCTCGTCGGGGAGTGGTTCGCCTGGGCGAGCGTCGGGGTCACGGCCATGGCCGCGGTCGCACGTGCGGCCGGACTTCGCGTGATCGACGTTCTCGACCACGCGAATCGGTATTTCGTGCGGATGGAACGGGCGTAG